A DNA window from Halomicrobium mukohataei DSM 12286 contains the following coding sequences:
- a CDS encoding bacterio-opsin activator domain-containing protein — MRPDEEAADAADGETVGKSDADAGGRGEQPIERATEARVVTDGGVDAAIEGASVEQYAGIVGALEDGVYVLDEDGHFTFVNEAMVELTGYDETELRGEPVTRIKDRETGERTETALAALRDGETEDLDRTFGLSVQPKRGEPIACEEHVTALFDDGQFRGVVGIVRDISDRRRHRELISQLQETSRSLMQAPSRESVADIVANAARQVLGFELSAVRLYDADERVLRPTATTDATDDQLPERPVYALDEGQPGTVFASGEPAVYDDVRTIEDPDGEFGPVRSAMYFPIGVHGTLTVASTTVGAFDENDRQVAALLAINAAAACNRAKREQEVREARERIETILERINGLIQNTVEVLVEATTREQVEAGVCEQLVAVEPYTFAWLGRPDVRAETISAREWAGSQPSGAATASDGERDGPAGAPPIDVADVAEPIDGDTPGAQALESEGPKVLEGDALEDAGGWFRSAAENGVRSVMAIPLSYTDSNYGVLYVCADQTDAFDQREKVVLQALGRAVANAINAIESGRILSANKVIELEFTVDDRDLLLSRLSGRAGGTIASAGTVTQEDGSLRLYLTTQDADTDEVMAVLDADDAVESASRVAEHDDEALFDVTVTESLIATLVDHGAVPKSIVSENGIARYNIELPYEAEAREVFGLVEDNYDSTDLVGYHEHERPVQTQQEFRAALADRFTDRQETALRTAYLGGFFEWPREVDGDELAGGMDISRPTYHQHLRAAQHKVFEELFEGGY, encoded by the coding sequence ATGAGGCCGGACGAAGAGGCGGCAGACGCCGCCGACGGCGAGACCGTGGGGAAGAGTGACGCCGACGCCGGGGGGCGAGGCGAGCAACCGATCGAACGCGCGACGGAGGCGCGGGTCGTGACCGACGGCGGCGTCGATGCCGCCATCGAGGGCGCGAGCGTCGAGCAGTACGCGGGTATCGTCGGGGCGCTGGAGGACGGCGTCTACGTCCTCGACGAGGACGGTCACTTCACGTTCGTCAACGAGGCGATGGTCGAGCTGACCGGCTACGACGAGACGGAGCTCCGGGGCGAACCCGTCACCAGGATCAAGGACCGGGAGACCGGCGAACGGACCGAGACGGCGCTGGCGGCGCTGCGCGACGGAGAGACAGAGGACCTCGACCGGACCTTCGGCCTCTCGGTACAGCCCAAGCGAGGCGAGCCCATCGCCTGCGAAGAGCACGTGACGGCGCTGTTCGACGACGGGCAGTTCCGCGGCGTCGTCGGAATCGTCCGGGACATCTCCGATCGACGGCGGCACCGAGAGCTGATATCACAGCTACAGGAGACCTCGCGATCGCTCATGCAGGCTCCGAGCCGGGAGTCGGTCGCGGACATCGTCGCGAACGCGGCCCGGCAGGTGCTCGGCTTCGAGCTGAGTGCCGTCCGGCTGTACGACGCCGACGAGCGCGTGTTGCGACCGACGGCGACGACCGACGCCACCGACGACCAGCTCCCCGAGCGGCCGGTGTACGCCCTCGACGAGGGCCAGCCCGGCACCGTCTTCGCGTCGGGAGAACCCGCAGTCTACGACGACGTGCGAACGATCGAGGACCCCGACGGGGAGTTCGGGCCGGTCCGCTCGGCCATGTACTTCCCGATCGGCGTCCACGGGACCCTGACCGTCGCCTCGACGACGGTGGGTGCCTTCGACGAGAACGACCGACAGGTGGCCGCGCTGCTGGCGATCAACGCCGCCGCGGCGTGCAACCGCGCCAAGCGCGAACAGGAGGTGCGAGAGGCCCGCGAGCGCATCGAGACGATCCTCGAACGGATCAACGGGCTGATCCAGAACACCGTCGAGGTGCTGGTCGAGGCCACCACGCGCGAGCAGGTCGAGGCCGGCGTCTGCGAGCAGCTCGTCGCCGTCGAACCCTACACCTTCGCGTGGCTCGGTCGGCCGGACGTGCGCGCCGAGACGATCAGCGCCCGCGAGTGGGCCGGCAGTCAGCCCAGCGGCGCGGCCACCGCCTCGGACGGCGAGCGAGACGGACCCGCCGGAGCGCCACCCATCGACGTCGCGGACGTGGCCGAACCGATCGACGGCGACACGCCGGGTGCGCAGGCCCTCGAATCCGAGGGGCCGAAGGTACTGGAGGGAGACGCGCTCGAAGACGCCGGTGGCTGGTTCCGGTCGGCCGCCGAGAACGGCGTCCGGTCGGTGATGGCGATTCCGCTGTCGTACACGGACTCGAACTACGGCGTGTTGTACGTCTGTGCCGACCAGACCGACGCGTTCGACCAACGGGAGAAGGTCGTCCTGCAGGCGCTGGGTCGGGCCGTCGCGAACGCGATCAACGCCATCGAGAGCGGCCGAATCCTCAGTGCCAACAAGGTGATCGAGCTTGAGTTCACCGTCGACGACCGGGACCTGCTACTGTCGCGCCTCTCCGGTCGAGCCGGCGGAACGATCGCCTCCGCCGGGACCGTGACACAAGAAGACGGGTCGCTGCGGCTGTATCTCACCACCCAGGACGCCGACACCGACGAGGTGATGGCCGTGCTGGACGCCGACGACGCCGTCGAGTCCGCGAGCCGGGTGGCCGAACACGACGACGAGGCGCTGTTCGACGTGACCGTCACGGAGTCGCTGATCGCGACGCTCGTCGACCACGGGGCCGTCCCGAAGTCGATCGTCAGCGAGAACGGGATCGCCCGCTACAACATCGAACTCCCCTACGAGGCGGAGGCCCGCGAGGTGTTCGGGCTCGTCGAAGACAACTACGACTCGACGGACCTGGTCGGCTACCACGAGCACGAGCGTCCCGTCCAGACCCAACAGGAGTTCCGCGCCGCGCTGGCCGACCGGTTCACCGACCGACAGGAGACGGCGCTCCGGACGGCGTACCTCGGCGGCTTCTTCGAGTGGCCCCGCGAGGTCGACGGCGACGAACTCGCCGGTGGGATGGACATCTCCCGACCGACCTACCACCAGCACCTCCGGGCCGCCCAGCACAAGGTCTTCGAAGAGCTGTTCGAAGGCGGCTACTAG
- a CDS encoding MATE family efflux transporter, with protein MARRLLARLVAWLSALPGRFIDGFPALLAQYGLVDREKSTEALDLAAPVMVTGGLRIFLRIADFAMVGLALGDAAIAGLELGFQYYFIGFGLSLAVTSGTISVVSRLQGAGEPERADLAVKQSLWLALLISVPLTAVSWLYAEPLVGLLTGDPDAIRFGGLYLSIVMLSLAPRFWSMVAARALAGSADTRTPMYVRLLTLPTNVVLNAVLIFGLGPAPRLGIAGAAIGTAVANTLAAAVFFALLASGRYVVTLRLGGRQLDLGLLTEIVRVALPLSGMRLLQTFARFPFLFVLGVLGTPTVAAFAIGRRVMLLALMPAWGYSTAASTLVGQYVGAGDDTDAGEYGWQTLRIALVTQLLIAAVLVVFARPISLLFGTEYPDLTVTFIRVFALAVAGFSVSRTMRGSLRGAGDTRWPLYGTFVGSYLYRIPVAVLALPVGFAVTVPVLGITLTPGMGWGLPAIFAAIVGDYYVKAAVNTGRFWTGKWRAVARASGVGADD; from the coding sequence ATGGCCCGTCGCCTGCTCGCTCGGCTGGTCGCCTGGCTCTCCGCACTCCCCGGCCGGTTCATCGACGGTTTCCCGGCGCTGCTGGCGCAGTACGGGCTCGTCGACCGGGAGAAGTCGACGGAGGCGCTCGACCTGGCCGCGCCCGTGATGGTCACCGGCGGCCTCCGGATCTTCCTGCGAATCGCCGACTTCGCGATGGTCGGACTCGCGCTTGGCGACGCCGCGATCGCCGGGCTGGAGCTCGGTTTCCAGTACTACTTCATCGGCTTCGGGCTGTCGCTTGCGGTCACGTCGGGGACGATCAGCGTCGTCTCCCGGCTCCAGGGCGCTGGCGAGCCCGAGCGCGCGGACCTCGCGGTCAAGCAGTCGCTGTGGCTCGCGCTCCTGATCTCGGTGCCCCTGACGGCCGTCTCGTGGCTGTACGCCGAGCCGCTGGTGGGACTTCTCACGGGCGACCCCGACGCGATCCGTTTCGGCGGGCTCTACCTCTCGATCGTGATGCTGTCGCTGGCCCCGCGGTTCTGGAGCATGGTCGCGGCGCGGGCGCTCGCCGGCAGCGCGGACACCCGGACGCCGATGTACGTCCGCCTGCTGACGCTGCCGACCAACGTCGTCCTCAACGCGGTCCTGATCTTCGGGCTCGGCCCCGCGCCGCGGCTGGGGATCGCCGGTGCCGCCATCGGGACCGCCGTCGCCAACACGCTCGCGGCGGCCGTCTTCTTCGCGCTGCTGGCGTCCGGGCGCTACGTCGTGACGCTCCGACTCGGCGGCCGCCAGCTGGATCTCGGTCTGTTGACCGAGATCGTCCGCGTCGCGCTCCCGCTTTCGGGGATGCGCCTGCTCCAGACGTTCGCTCGCTTCCCGTTCCTGTTCGTGCTGGGCGTGCTCGGGACGCCGACGGTCGCCGCCTTCGCGATCGGTCGCCGCGTGATGTTGCTCGCGCTGATGCCCGCCTGGGGGTACTCGACGGCCGCCAGCACGCTCGTGGGCCAGTACGTCGGGGCCGGCGACGACACCGACGCCGGGGAGTACGGCTGGCAGACGCTGCGGATCGCGCTGGTCACGCAGCTGCTGATCGCCGCCGTGCTGGTGGTCTTTGCCCGTCCCATCTCGCTGCTCTTCGGGACGGAGTACCCGGACTTGACGGTCACGTTCATCCGCGTGTTCGCGCTGGCGGTCGCCGGCTTCAGCGTCTCTCGGACGATGCGTGGCAGCCTCCGGGGCGCTGGGGACACCCGCTGGCCCCTCTATGGCACCTTCGTCGGCTCCTACCTCTATCGCATCCCCGTCGCCGTCCTCGCGCTCCCCGTTGGCTTCGCCGTGACGGTCCCCGTCCTCGGGATCACCCTCACGCCCGGCATGGGCTGGGGACTGCCCGCCATCTTCGCGGCCATCGTCGGCGACTACTACGTCAAGGCCGCGGTCAACACCGGTCGCTTCTGGACGGGAAAGTGGCGCGCCGTCGCGCGGGCCTCCGGCGTGGGGGCCGACGACTAG
- a CDS encoding NAD-dependent epimerase/dehydratase family protein, which translates to MNALVTGHAGYIGGVLTDQLSAAGHEVVGFDNAADPADDIRDADRVEALFEAHDFDAVYHLAADADVWTDDWRHLVENNVMGTATVVGVARERDVPVVFASSIAAADQVNRYGHSKHLAEGAVSEYDGVTTVRFPNVVGGPAPRGQAQDMIEQALDGEIEVWGDGEIVRPYVDVGDLCAFLRELGTGSFAVETPAAVSSYTFTNAAVGESIQSIVAEETGTEPALSIVDRTPPSPMELSADDIRLRDPTPIEASLRSQIRAAME; encoded by the coding sequence ATGAACGCGCTCGTCACCGGACACGCGGGGTACATCGGCGGTGTGCTGACAGACCAGCTCTCGGCGGCCGGCCACGAGGTCGTCGGCTTCGACAACGCGGCCGATCCGGCCGACGACATCCGGGACGCCGACCGCGTCGAGGCGCTGTTCGAGGCACACGACTTCGACGCGGTCTACCACCTCGCGGCCGACGCCGACGTGTGGACCGACGACTGGCGACACCTCGTCGAGAACAACGTCATGGGGACGGCGACCGTCGTCGGCGTCGCCCGCGAACGCGACGTTCCGGTGGTGTTCGCCTCCAGCATCGCCGCCGCCGACCAGGTCAACCGCTACGGCCACTCCAAGCACCTCGCGGAGGGGGCCGTCAGCGAGTACGACGGGGTCACGACCGTCCGGTTTCCCAACGTCGTCGGCGGTCCCGCCCCGCGGGGACAGGCCCAGGACATGATCGAACAGGCCCTCGACGGCGAGATCGAGGTCTGGGGAGACGGCGAGATCGTTCGCCCCTACGTCGACGTGGGCGATCTCTGTGCCTTCCTCCGCGAACTCGGGACCGGCTCGTTCGCCGTCGAGACCCCCGCTGCGGTCTCGTCGTACACCTTCACGAACGCCGCGGTCGGCGAGTCGATCCAGTCGATCGTCGCCGAGGAGACCGGCACCGAGCCCGCGCTGTCGATCGTCGACCGCACTCCTCCATCGCCGATGGAGCTCTCGGCCGACGACATCCGCCTTCGGGACCCGACACCCATCGAGGCGTCGCTGCGCTCCCAGATCCGGGCCGCGATGGAGTGA
- a CDS encoding DUF7089 family protein — MFSERSLDGELAAVRERHAPDALVLDCERDFETLDPAVAEELLLVTDDVAPLSSPDEWVPDDAPAELHAFASSDFTVGMPGDGGVAWTRQTDPPVVLVKPRLAGSPDDFVDFLLAEALVATGLGVPEQFLGFFEERYRAFAAATDAHLSPAGTYQLAAAVFDAFVGLQTRPVFADWEGDLPALFDAWVDAGERLEPRLGDLSGEVAMGRTKFPAAAELACSAIKHGVEVPAPFAALDTSAYGEYGPEYAVTWAEKTLSELS; from the coding sequence ATGTTCAGCGAGCGCTCCCTCGACGGGGAGCTGGCGGCCGTCCGCGAGCGCCACGCGCCCGACGCCCTCGTGCTGGACTGCGAGCGGGACTTCGAGACGCTGGATCCGGCTGTTGCCGAGGAGCTCCTGCTGGTCACCGACGACGTGGCTCCGCTGTCCTCTCCCGACGAGTGGGTGCCCGACGACGCGCCCGCAGAGCTCCACGCGTTCGCGTCGAGTGACTTCACCGTCGGTATGCCCGGCGACGGCGGCGTCGCCTGGACTCGTCAGACCGATCCGCCGGTCGTGCTGGTCAAGCCTCGGCTGGCGGGCTCGCCGGACGACTTCGTCGACTTTCTGTTGGCCGAGGCGCTGGTCGCCACCGGGCTGGGCGTTCCCGAACAGTTCCTCGGCTTCTTCGAGGAGCGGTACCGGGCGTTCGCGGCGGCGACCGACGCCCACCTCTCGCCGGCCGGTACCTACCAGCTCGCGGCGGCGGTCTTCGACGCCTTCGTCGGCTTGCAGACGCGTCCGGTGTTCGCCGACTGGGAGGGCGACCTGCCGGCGCTGTTCGACGCGTGGGTCGACGCGGGCGAGCGCCTCGAACCGCGCCTGGGCGACCTCTCCGGAGAGGTCGCGATGGGGCGGACGAAGTTCCCCGCGGCCGCGGAGCTGGCTTGCTCGGCGATCAAACACGGCGTCGAGGTCCCGGCTCCGTTCGCAGCCCTCGACACCAGCGCGTACGGCGAGTACGGCCCGGAATACGCCGTCACGTGGGCGGAGAAGACGCTCTCGGAGCTGTCCTGA